One region of Macadamia integrifolia cultivar HAES 741 chromosome 11, SCU_Mint_v3, whole genome shotgun sequence genomic DNA includes:
- the LOC122092869 gene encoding disease resistance protein RPV1-like, translating into MAALDWASSSSSATSIIGSSSYDVFLNCRGEDTRNHFTAFLNLFMKNKGINVFMDSEKLWIGEAIGPSLFRAIKGFKISIPIFSKGYANSKWCLWELVQIVQCHRSNGQKVLPIFYRIDPSHVWHQTGSFEEAFREHEKNFERHIIESWREALRVVGELKGEVIDHTEDQAKLVELLVQRVLGELVSSTRLAECKYSIGMESRVNDLLYLLNVGSENVQFVGICGFGGIGKTTIAKAVYNHILANFDRHYYGITNYHSGKEFILQRLCKEKVLVVLDDVEKREQVDALAGELNRFGQGSRVILTTRDKHILNFAEVDRDKIYRPQELYLWRIAFDSRGYWVLPVGHKQQRSVGKYITKIERNSSRRCPEKEATIISFWEACGYYPKSAIDRLIKRSLLRFEEYAGEYGEYHLKMHDQIQDMGREIVLEENRMEPEELPENISKLSTLKELNLRECTSLQKLPEAIGDLNSLVELDLRGTQIEELPDNISKLSSLKELDLSECSSLEKLPESIGDLNSLVKLDLHGTQIEELPDNISKLGSLKELDLNECSSLEKLLESIGDLNSLVKLDLWETQIEELLDNISKLSSLKELNLTECLSLKNLFEYMGDLNSLVRLDLWGTQIEKLPDNISKLSSLKELNLNECLLLKKLPESISDLKSLVRLDLRGTQIKELPDNISKLSSLKELDLSECYSFKKLPESIGDLNFLVEHCSSLQKLPESIGDLNSLVKLDLWETKIEELPNSISKLSSLKKLIVGKCSTLKKLPESIGDLNSLVELELWGTQIEELQNSIFKLSSLKKLILRKCTSLKKLPESIGDLNSLIELDLQETQIEELPNNISKLSSLEELILIDCSSLKKLPKSISDLNSLVKLDLRGEQIEELPHIVFKLSSLKELIYMDCSSLKKLLESIGDLNSLVKLDL; encoded by the exons ATGGCGGCACTAGATTgggcttcctcctcttcctctgctACCTCTATAATTGGATCTTCTAGTTATGATGTGTTTCTCAACTGTAGGGGTGAAGATACTCGTAATCACTTCACTGCTTTTCTAAACTTGTTTATGAAAAATAAGGGAATCAATGTCTTTATGGATAGTGAAAAATTGTGGATTGGAGAAGCCATTGGCCCTTCCCTTTTTAGAGCCATCAAGGGTTTCAAAATCTCAATCCCTATCTTCTCTAAAGGTTATGCAAATAGCAAATGGTGTCTGTGGGAGCTTGTTCAAATAGTTCAATGTCACAGATCCAACGGCCAAAAGGTCCTGCCCATATTCTACCGTATTGACCCATCGCACGTTTGGCATCAGACCGGAAGTTTTGAAGAAGCATTTCGAGAACATGAGAAGAATTTCGAGCGCCATATCATAGAGAGTTGGAGGGAAGCTTTGAGAGTGGTAGGGGAGTTGAAAGGAGAAGTTATTGACCATACTGA GGATCAGGCAAAGTTAGTTGAATTACTTGTTCAAAGGGTTCTAGGTGAATTGGTTAGTAGCACACGCTTGGCTGAATGTAAATACTCTATTGGAATGGAGTCCCGTGTAAATGATCTActatatttattaaatgttGGTTCTGAGAATGTTCAATTCGTGGGAATCTGTGGTTTCGGTGGCATTGGAAAGACAACTATTGCAAAGGCTGTGTACAATCACATCCTTGCAAACTTTGATAGGCATT ACTATGGCATAACTAATTATCATAGTGGGAAAGAATTTATACTACAAAGACTTTGTAAAGAAAAAGTTCTTGTTGTTCTTGATGACGTGGAAAAGCGAGAACAAGTAGATGCTTTGGCTGGTGAACTCAATCGGTTTGGTCAAGGAAGCAGGGTCATATTAACAACCAGAGACAaacatattttgaattttgctGAAGTTGATAGAGATAAAATATACAGGCCTCAAGAGCTATATCTTTG GAGGATTGCCTTTGACTCTAGAGGTTATTGGGTCTTACCTGTCGGACATAAGCAGCAAAGAAGTGTGGGAAAGTACATtacaaaaattgaaagaaattcCTCACGAAGATGTCCAGAGAAG GAAGCAACTATAATTTCATTTTGGGAAGCTTGTGGCTATTATCCGAAATCAGCAATAGACAGATTAATTAAAAGATCCCTTCTAAGGTTTGAAGAATATGCTGGTGAATACGGTGAATATCACTTGAAGATGCATGATCAGATTCAAGACATGGGAAGGGAAATTGTCTTAGAAGAAAATCGTATGGAGCCAG AAGAACTCCCAGAAAATATTTCCAAGTTAAGTACTCTCAAAGAACTTAATCTCAGAGAGTGCACATCACTCCAGAAGTTGCCCGAGGCCATTGGTGATCTAAACTCTCTAGTCGAGCTTGACTTACGGGGGACACAGATAGAGGAACTCCCAGACAACATTTCCAAGCTGAGTTCTCTCAAAGAACTTGATCTCAGTGAGTGCTCATCACTCGAGAAGTTGCCCGAGTCCATTGGTGATCTAAACTCTCTAGTCAAGCTTGATTTGCATGGGACACAAATAGAAGAACTCCCAGACAACATTTCCAAGCTGGGTTCTCTCAAAGAACTTGATCTCAATGAGTGCTCATCACTCGAGAAGTTGCTCGAGTCCATTGGTGATCTAAATTCTCTAGTCAAGCTTGATTTGTGGGAGACACAAATAGAAGAACTCCTAGACAACATTTCCAAGTTGAGTTCTCTCAAAGAACTTAATCTCACTGAGTGTTTAtcactgaaaaatttgttcgaGTACATGGGTGATCTAAACTCTCTAGTCAGGCTTGATTTGTGGGGGACACAAATAGAAAAACTCCCAGACAACATTTCCAAGTTGAGTTCTCTCAAAGAACTTAATCTCAATGAGTGTTTATTACTGAAAAAGTTACCCGAGTCCATTAGTGATCTAAAATCTCTAGTCAGGCTTGATTTACGAGGGACACAAATAAAAGAACTCCCAGACAACATTTCCAAATTGAGTTCTCTCAAAGAACTTGATCTCAGTGAGTGCTACTCATTCAAGAAGTTGCCCGAGTCCATTGGTGATCTAAACTTTCTAGTTGA GCACTGCTCATCACTTCAGAAGTTGCCCGAGTCCATTGGTGATCTAAACTCTCTTGTCAAACTTGACTTGTGGGAGACAAAAATAGAAGAACTCCCAAATAGCATTTCTAAGTTGAGTTCTCTCAAAAAACTTATTGTCGGGAAGTGCTCAACACTCAAGAAGTTGCCCGAGTCCATTGGTGATCTAAACTCTCTAGTCGAGCTTGAATTGTGGGGAACACAAATAGAAGAACTCCAAAATAGCATTTTCAAGTTGAGTTCTCTAAAAAAACTTATTCTCAGGAAGTGCACATCACTCAAGAAATTGCCCGAGTCCATTGGTGATCTAAACTCTCTAATCGAGCTTGATTTGCAGGAGACACAAATAGAAGAACTCCCAAATAACATTTCTAAGTTGAGCTCTCTGGAAGAACTTATTCTTATAGACTGCTCATCACTTAAGAAGTTGCCCAAGTCTATTAGTGATCTAAACTCTCTAGTCAAGCTTGACTTGCGGGGGGAACAAATAGAAGAACTCCCACACATTGTTTTCAAGTTGAGTTCTCTCAAAGAACTTATTTACATGGACTGCTCGTCACTCAAGAAATTGCTCGAGTCCATTGGTGATCTAAACTCTCTAGTCAAGCTTGACTTGTAG